Proteins encoded within one genomic window of Candidatus Atribacteria bacterium ADurb.Bin276:
- the glkA_2 gene encoding Glucokinase, with product MAYSIGIDLGGTKIAGVLVNEQLDILAYEKIPVETERRIEKVLNDIASLAQLLMKKLKKQNELVGMGIACPGLIDINRGVMVYSENLNWRNVPVVQILSEKLNFPFYLEHDVRSGAIAEVFFGAGKKYRNLVYVSVGTGISGTLIWERQFIRGARGISAELGHIIVEPGGPLCRCGNAGCLEALSSGSAMEREAYHLTKKPVSGAVIMQKALENVSPYTNIVHQAAYYFGIGLANIAQIFDPEAIVLGGGVSESGDFWLKLVESYYVKHQFWSFSLPDLKLGTFKGKASVMGAAGLPFLKKEGLL from the coding sequence TTGGCGTACTCAATAGGAATAGATTTAGGAGGAACCAAAATAGCTGGAGTATTAGTAAATGAACAACTGGATATTCTTGCCTACGAAAAAATACCAGTAGAAACAGAAAGACGGATAGAGAAAGTCTTAAATGATATTGCCTCATTAGCGCAATTACTTATGAAAAAACTAAAAAAACAGAATGAGTTAGTTGGAATGGGAATTGCTTGCCCAGGATTAATTGATATAAACCGTGGAGTTATGGTTTATTCAGAAAATCTCAACTGGCGAAACGTTCCGGTTGTTCAGATTCTTTCTGAAAAATTAAATTTTCCATTCTACTTGGAACATGATGTACGGAGCGGTGCCATCGCTGAGGTATTTTTCGGAGCTGGGAAAAAATATCGGAACCTGGTATATGTAAGTGTCGGTACTGGAATTTCAGGAACTTTAATTTGGGAAAGGCAATTCATTCGTGGAGCAAGAGGCATTTCTGCCGAATTAGGCCACATTATTGTTGAACCTGGTGGCCCCCTTTGTCGATGTGGCAACGCCGGGTGCCTCGAGGCTCTCTCTTCGGGAAGTGCCATGGAAAGAGAAGCTTACCATTTGACTAAAAAACCGGTGAGCGGTGCTGTAATAATGCAAAAAGCCCTGGAGAATGTTTCCCCTTATACCAATATTGTCCATCAAGCTGCTTATTATTTTGGAATTGGTCTGGCTAACATTGCTCAAATCTTTGATCCAGAAGCCATCGTTTTAGGAGGTGGAGTTTCCGAGTCCGGTGATTTCTGGCTCAAGCTCGTTGAATCTTATTATGTTAAACATCAATTCTGGTCGTTCTCCCTTCCTGATTTGAAACTCGGGACTTTCAAGGGAAAAGCGAGTGTTATGGGTGCAGCTGGACTCCCATTTCTGAAAAAGGAGGGTTTGCTTTGA
- a CDS encoding methylcobalamin:coenzyme M methyltransferase encodes MTKKERVNHAIHHQKSDRLPHQIDFTWRMKKEFLNHFQIQEKELPELLGNHFLYIDTHKKVKLDEEKGVDYDVFGVGWDLVKSEGYLPCYHPLTDWKNFNSFQFPDPQNSILYQDFIPLQDWQKKEYFILSTQGWVLMERAWLLRGFENFMIDLIDNRTELERLLDLITDYQIEVLRQLIQLGVDGIYTGDDYGTQRGLLIARKTWQDLLKPRLGRIWNVAKKEGIPVFHHSCGNVLEILDDMIEIGLNVLIPVQPQAMDIQLLQNRFGDHLAFMGGISTQKTLPFGTPTDVQSEVRNCIEILGSKNNYIISASHEIGSDCPINNLLAFFNEMKKVNGSVIPLLDK; translated from the coding sequence TTGACCAAAAAAGAAAGAGTCAATCACGCTATCCATCACCAAAAAAGCGATCGGCTTCCTCATCAAATCGATTTTACCTGGAGAATGAAAAAAGAATTTCTCAACCATTTTCAAATCCAGGAAAAGGAGCTCCCTGAACTTTTAGGAAACCATTTCCTCTATATCGATACCCATAAAAAAGTAAAATTGGATGAAGAAAAGGGGGTTGACTACGATGTTTTTGGAGTTGGATGGGATCTTGTTAAATCGGAAGGGTATCTCCCTTGTTATCATCCGTTAACGGATTGGAAAAACTTTAATTCCTTTCAATTCCCCGATCCCCAGAATTCAATTCTATATCAGGATTTTATTCCACTTCAGGATTGGCAAAAAAAAGAATATTTTATTCTCTCAACCCAGGGTTGGGTGCTTATGGAACGAGCCTGGTTATTGAGAGGTTTTGAGAATTTCATGATTGATCTTATTGATAATCGAACCGAATTAGAAAGGCTTTTGGATCTCATTACTGATTACCAAATCGAGGTTCTTCGTCAACTGATCCAACTTGGCGTAGATGGAATCTATACTGGGGATGATTATGGGACTCAAAGGGGTTTGTTGATTGCTCGAAAAACCTGGCAAGACCTTCTTAAACCAAGATTGGGAAGAATATGGAATGTCGCCAAAAAAGAGGGAATACCGGTTTTCCATCATTCCTGTGGAAACGTCTTAGAGATATTGGATGATATGATTGAAATTGGACTCAATGTTCTTATACCCGTCCAACCACAGGCAATGGACATTCAACTTCTTCAGAACCGTTTTGGCGATCACCTCGCTTTTATGGGAGGAATAAGTACTCAAAAAACTTTACCTTTTGGCACTCCTACCGACGTTCAATCGGAAGTAAGAAATTGTATTGAAATTTTAGGTTCTAAAAACAATTATATAATTTCAGCATCACACGAAATTGGATCAGATTGCCCAATAAATAACTTACTGGCTTTCTTTAACGAAATGAAAAAAGTAAATGGGAGTGTTATCCCCCTATTGGATAAATAA